One Deltaproteobacteria bacterium DNA window includes the following coding sequences:
- a CDS encoding carbamoyltransferase encodes MKGNILGISAFYHDSAACLLKEGEIIAAAQEERFTRKKHDQDFPLKAIEYCLKEGNVDISDISLVAFYDKPFIKIERILETYLSVAPKGWRSFIKAMPGLLKQKIWVPQEIHKKLGYSGEIIFCEHHESHAASAFFPSPFQEAAILTMDGVGEWTTTSIGTGRGNKLDIKHEINFPHSLGLLYSAFTYYLGFKVNSGEYKVMGLAPYGKPKYKDLIFKELIDLKEDGSFKLNMKYFGYLDSLRMTNSGFGRLFGAPARKPETKLTQREMDIARSLQDVTEEIMLKLARHAHKVTGMKNLCLAGGVALNCVGNGKVLREGPFENIWIQPAAGDAGGALGAALFGWHRYMDKERKADGKKDSMKGSYLGPSFTDDEVEAFLTKTGAPYEKLDSSTLVQKTAKLLSEGKTIGWFQGRMEFGPRALGGRSIIGDARNGEMQSIMNLKIKFRESFRPFAPAVLREDVNKWFEMDAESPYMLLVAPVKESKRVALKKEEEDLFGIALLNIPKSEIPAVTHVDYSARIQTVEGITNKPYYDIIKRFKELTGCAVIVNTSFNVRGEPIVCTPEDAYRCFMRTNMDNLVMGNIILHKKEQPVYKDDDHWQEKFELD; translated from the coding sequence TTGAAGGGCAATATTCTCGGCATATCAGCCTTTTATCATGACTCGGCCGCCTGCCTGCTAAAAGAGGGTGAAATAATTGCCGCAGCTCAGGAAGAGCGCTTTACACGAAAAAAACATGATCAGGACTTTCCCTTAAAAGCCATCGAATACTGCCTGAAGGAAGGTAATGTTGATATTTCGGACATTAGCCTCGTCGCATTTTACGATAAACCTTTCATAAAAATTGAGAGAATACTGGAAACGTACCTTTCTGTTGCGCCCAAAGGCTGGAGGTCATTCATTAAAGCCATGCCGGGCCTTCTAAAACAAAAAATATGGGTTCCCCAGGAAATTCATAAAAAGCTCGGCTACAGTGGTGAAATCATTTTTTGCGAGCATCACGAATCGCATGCTGCATCGGCATTTTTCCCCTCCCCTTTTCAGGAAGCGGCAATCCTGACAATGGATGGCGTCGGGGAATGGACAACGACAAGCATCGGCACAGGCCGGGGGAATAAGCTTGATATCAAGCATGAAATCAACTTTCCTCATTCTCTGGGGCTTCTTTACTCGGCCTTTACCTATTATCTGGGATTCAAGGTCAATAGCGGGGAATATAAGGTAATGGGACTGGCGCCTTACGGCAAGCCCAAATACAAAGACCTCATCTTCAAGGAACTGATCGACCTCAAGGAGGACGGTTCCTTCAAACTGAACATGAAGTATTTCGGCTATCTGGATTCACTAAGAATGACAAATTCCGGCTTTGGCCGGCTCTTTGGCGCTCCTGCCAGAAAGCCCGAAACAAAACTTACCCAAAGAGAAATGGATATTGCAAGGTCCCTTCAGGACGTGACGGAAGAGATTATGCTTAAACTGGCCCGTCATGCCCATAAGGTAACAGGCATGAAAAATCTCTGCCTCGCCGGAGGTGTTGCGCTAAATTGTGTGGGAAATGGAAAGGTATTAAGGGAAGGTCCTTTTGAAAATATATGGATACAGCCGGCGGCGGGCGATGCAGGCGGCGCCCTTGGTGCTGCGCTTTTCGGGTGGCACAGATATATGGATAAGGAAAGGAAGGCTGACGGAAAAAAGGATTCCATGAAAGGCTCCTATCTCGGACCTTCCTTTACTGATGATGAAGTGGAAGCCTTCCTGACAAAGACAGGCGCACCCTATGAAAAGCTTGATTCATCAACGCTGGTGCAGAAAACGGCAAAGCTCCTTTCTGAAGGAAAAACTATCGGCTGGTTTCAGGGCCGCATGGAATTTGGGCCAAGAGCCCTTGGCGGCAGAAGCATCATTGGTGATGCAAGAAACGGGGAGATGCAGTCTATTATGAACCTCAAAATAAAGTTCAGAGAATCCTTCAGGCCTTTTGCTCCTGCCGTATTACGGGAAGATGTAAACAAGTGGTTTGAAATGGATGCCGAGAGCCCTTATATGCTTCTCGTGGCGCCTGTTAAAGAGAGTAAAAGAGTCGCCTTAAAAAAAGAGGAGGAGGATCTCTTTGGTATAGCGCTTTTAAATATCCCCAAGTCGGAGATTCCGGCAGTTACCCATGTTGATTATTCGGCCCGGATCCAGACAGTAGAGGGGATTACAAACAAACCCTATTATGATATAATAAAGCGCTTTAAAGAACTGACGGGATGTGCCGTCATTGTAAACACCTCTTTTAACGTGAGAGGAGAACCTATTGTATGTACTCCGGAAGACGCCTATCGCTGCTTTATGAGAACAAATATGGATAACCTTGTTATGGGAAACATCATTCTTCATAAAAAAGAGCAGCCCGTCTATAAAGATGACGACCATTGGCAAGAAAAGTTTGAACTTGATTAA
- a CDS encoding DUF5989 family protein has product MNKLAIFRELWDFMKVRKKWWLGPIIMLLILLGALIVFTESSALAPFIYALF; this is encoded by the coding sequence ATGAATAAACTGGCAATATTCAGAGAACTTTGGGATTTCATGAAAGTTCGCAAAAAGTGGTGGCTCGGCCCTATTATCATGCTGCTCATTTTACTTGGCGCTCTCATCGTATTCACTGAAAGTTCGGCTCTGGCGCCTTTCATATACGCACTCTTTTAA
- a CDS encoding glycosyltransferase family 39 protein, whose product MRRPIPFLFLFFFTFAALYSFHPFPVEEPYISADAVFDAQIARNILLDGELGWPATLQPPLQAILATLIYPFKKNILISGIIISKFMFLLLPLAVYLLAKELFSKKIAFFSMALSFFHPHFFYASQTMEPTVTYTTLLTFALFFSWRAYSRSNILSAIPAGIFFSLAWLSRSEGFLILLFIILSFSFLLFRKRALLEKSIKIKKVFLLITLLLSFFILSSPYLVFLKNTYGKLVFSPKASYVQIWMKWRIYRDNNYGEIGNEELWGLNEQGKLKWQEPKGIGDLLSYLASHPKKSVKVYLTNLSSEIPGRIGGASGQENYPQVYPFYFFIPALIWILYVIRKKKEGEKLLFILSPFLLLLILPVYTHGWWKYLAPYSPLIIVMAVAGLSNIFEDLKINYALPLYTALIILFAISVTRALPSAERKSDYAQSKASFAEAAKSAGKYAQKQFKGSPNYMVQWLKLTYYLDGRWTAMPVTSFSRMIEYARNKNVDYLVFEGPSDKWERELIQVMKFRRLEPAGIYRSDKIDYRVLFFKLNK is encoded by the coding sequence ATGAGACGACCTATTCCCTTTCTCTTTCTTTTTTTCTTCACTTTTGCAGCGCTTTATTCATTTCACCCCTTCCCTGTGGAAGAACCTTATATCTCTGCTGATGCTGTTTTCGATGCACAAATTGCCCGGAATATCCTCCTGGACGGGGAACTCGGCTGGCCTGCCACTCTGCAACCGCCACTGCAGGCTATTCTTGCAACCCTCATCTACCCTTTCAAAAAAAACATATTAATTTCAGGCATAATCATTTCCAAATTTATGTTTCTTCTTTTGCCTTTAGCCGTCTACCTTCTGGCAAAGGAACTCTTTAGCAAAAAAATAGCCTTTTTTTCCATGGCCCTTTCTTTTTTTCACCCGCACTTTTTCTACGCATCCCAAACAATGGAGCCGACAGTAACCTATACGACCTTACTTACTTTTGCGCTTTTTTTTTCATGGCGGGCCTATTCAAGGTCAAACATCTTAAGTGCAATACCGGCGGGTATTTTCTTTTCACTTGCATGGCTGAGCCGTTCTGAGGGCTTTCTCATACTGCTCTTTATTATTTTATCTTTCTCCTTTCTCCTTTTCAGGAAGAGGGCCTTACTGGAAAAAAGTATCAAAATCAAAAAAGTTTTTTTACTAATAACCTTGCTTTTAAGCTTTTTTATCCTTTCATCACCTTACCTCGTTTTCCTTAAAAACACTTACGGGAAGCTTGTTTTTTCACCCAAAGCGTCCTACGTTCAGATATGGATGAAATGGAGGATTTACAGAGACAATAACTATGGTGAAATAGGAAATGAAGAACTCTGGGGGCTTAATGAGCAGGGAAAGTTAAAATGGCAGGAACCAAAGGGCATTGGGGACCTTTTAAGTTATCTTGCTTCCCATCCAAAGAAAAGTGTAAAGGTTTATCTGACAAATTTAAGCAGTGAAATTCCGGGCAGAATCGGCGGGGCCAGCGGGCAGGAGAACTACCCCCAGGTTTATCCTTTTTATTTTTTCATACCTGCCCTCATCTGGATACTTTACGTTATAAGGAAGAAAAAAGAAGGAGAAAAGTTGCTTTTTATCCTTTCCCCTTTTCTGCTTTTGCTAATCCTGCCCGTTTATACCCATGGCTGGTGGAAATATCTCGCCCCTTACTCTCCCTTAATTATAGTCATGGCTGTTGCAGGCCTCTCAAATATTTTCGAAGATTTAAAAATCAACTATGCCTTACCCCTTTATACAGCCTTAATAATTCTGTTCGCCATATCTGTCACAAGAGCGCTCCCTTCTGCTGAAAGAAAATCGGATTATGCGCAATCAAAAGCCAGCTTTGCTGAAGCTGCCAAAAGTGCGGGGAAATACGCTCAAAAACAATTCAAAGGTTCTCCCAACTATATGGTCCAATGGCTAAAACTCACTTATTATCTTGATGGACGATGGACTGCCATGCCCGTTACCAGCTTTTCCAGGATGATTGAATATGCCAGGAATAAGAATGTTGACTACCTTGTCTTTGAAGGACCATCTGATAAATGGGAAAGAGAACTGATTCAGGTAATGAAATTCAGGCGCCTTGAACCGGCAGGGATTTACAGGAGTGACAAGATAGATTACCGGGTGCTGTTTTTCAAATTAAACAAATAA
- the yhbY gene encoding ribosome assembly RNA-binding protein YhbY — protein sequence MKLSSKQKSCLKGLGHHLKPIIQIGKDGLSEKFIANLEDALEHHELLKIRVLDNAPTEKKELAASIEKASRGAVVQIIGHTLLYYRPFAEEPLIMLPKK from the coding sequence ATGAAATTAAGCAGTAAACAAAAGAGTTGTCTCAAGGGATTGGGGCATCATTTAAAGCCCATTATCCAGATCGGAAAAGATGGCCTGTCTGAAAAATTTATCGCCAATCTTGAAGATGCCCTTGAACATCATGAGCTTCTTAAAATAAGGGTTCTCGATAATGCACCGACCGAAAAAAAGGAGCTTGCCGCGTCCATTGAAAAGGCTTCCCGGGGAGCGGTTGTCCAGATTATTGGGCATACCCTTCTTTATTACCGCCCTTTTGCAGAAGAGCCGCTTATTATGCTGCCGAAAAAATAG
- a CDS encoding cation-efflux pump, translated as MKKSNKYNDGEKITWIGIFANLVLALVKLVAGIFGKSEALIADAAHSLSDLLSDFVVLASLKIARRPIDEDRPYGYGRVETVGTGVLGIILIVAGIGIFWDALITIREGIDYLPTYIALAGAFLSILVKEILYRYTVRVGERTGSPSVIANAWHHRSDAFSSVATFVGIGAAMMGWPIFDPLAAIIVTVLIVKAGWNISRDSFRDIIDTAVEKDVRNNIIRAALSVSGALSYHDLKTRKTGSEILVDIHIEVDSKMNVMDAHNIADGVRDSIIEHVRNVADVLVHIDPEGENDGIIYSVPDRDLLEKVRNAALGTDGIKNCRDIRLHYVENNIIVNLSVEISPELTIKEGYARVAGVKRKIMEEDRVVDTLISVELPGEVKL; from the coding sequence TTGAAAAAGAGCAATAAGTATAATGATGGAGAAAAAATCACCTGGATCGGCATTTTTGCCAATCTTGTGCTTGCCCTTGTCAAGCTGGTTGCCGGTATTTTCGGGAAGAGTGAAGCTCTTATTGCCGATGCCGCCCATTCACTTTCCGACCTGCTTTCCGATTTTGTTGTCCTTGCAAGTCTGAAAATAGCCAGAAGGCCCATCGATGAAGATCGGCCCTATGGTTATGGCAGGGTTGAAACGGTCGGTACCGGTGTGCTCGGTATTATTCTCATCGTTGCCGGCATCGGTATCTTCTGGGATGCCCTTATTACCATCAGGGAGGGAATCGATTATTTACCGACCTATATTGCACTTGCCGGGGCCTTTCTTTCTATTCTGGTCAAGGAAATTTTATACCGGTATACGGTCAGGGTCGGTGAGAGGACGGGAAGCCCCTCTGTCATTGCCAATGCCTGGCACCACAGATCGGATGCTTTCTCGTCGGTTGCTACTTTTGTCGGTATTGGCGCCGCCATGATGGGGTGGCCGATTTTTGATCCTCTGGCTGCCATCATAGTAACCGTGCTCATTGTAAAAGCGGGATGGAATATATCGAGAGACTCCTTCAGGGATATCATTGATACGGCCGTTGAAAAGGATGTGAGAAATAATATTATCAGGGCCGCTTTAAGTGTATCGGGGGCTTTAAGTTATCACGATCTTAAAACGCGAAAGACAGGGAGTGAAATACTCGTTGATATTCATATCGAAGTGGATTCAAAAATGAATGTCATGGACGCTCACAATATAGCCGACGGCGTTAGAGATTCCATTATAGAGCATGTGCGGAATGTGGCCGATGTGCTTGTCCACATCGATCCCGAAGGTGAAAATGACGGCATCATTTATTCCGTCCCTGACAGAGACCTGCTTGAAAAGGTAAGAAATGCCGCTCTTGGAACGGATGGAATTAAAAACTGCCGTGATATCAGGCTTCACTATGTTGAAAATAATATTATTGTAAATCTCAGCGTGGAAATTTCACCTGAGCTGACTATTAAAGAGGGTTATGCCCGGGTTGCCGGAGTTAAAAGAAAAATAATGGAAGAGGATAGGGTGGTTGATACCTTAATAAGTGTAGAGCTGCCCGGAGAGGTAAAGTTATGA
- a CDS encoding DnaA/Hda family protein: MTFSNYIAGNSNSMARAMALYVSENPAGSYNPCYIYGGRGTGKSHLINAIANELAQKDLDLFIGRLSTKEEETEPMGSCKVVIIDDFPFAVDERERTLADFVKGGGQLILTGALSPDSFPASPLAELIKKEGKSADIPPPEEELKVAILKARADEENIKLPDDVAHFIAGHMGGNINSLLGALKRVRAHASLEGKGINRFTAIESLKDYIWIEEGQL, from the coding sequence ATGACATTTTCCAATTACATTGCCGGTAACAGTAACAGTATGGCCAGGGCAATGGCCCTCTATGTAAGCGAGAATCCGGCAGGCAGTTATAATCCCTGTTATATTTACGGAGGGAGGGGGACGGGAAAGAGCCACCTTATAAATGCCATTGCAAATGAGCTTGCTCAAAAAGATCTGGACCTGTTTATTGGCCGTTTGTCGACAAAAGAAGAGGAAACAGAGCCGATGGGGAGTTGCAAGGTTGTCATCATCGATGATTTCCCTTTTGCTGTGGATGAGAGGGAAAGGACCCTTGCAGATTTTGTAAAAGGCGGAGGCCAACTCATATTGACGGGCGCCTTGTCGCCTGATTCCTTTCCCGCTTCTCCCCTTGCGGAGTTAATCAAAAAGGAAGGAAAGTCTGCCGATATTCCTCCCCCTGAAGAGGAGTTGAAGGTTGCTATTTTAAAGGCCAGGGCCGATGAGGAAAATATAAAACTTCCTGATGATGTTGCGCATTTTATTGCAGGCCATATGGGGGGGAATATTAATTCACTTCTCGGTGCGCTAAAGAGAGTGAGGGCCCATGCATCGCTGGAAGGAAAGGGGATCAACAGGTTTACAGCCATCGAATCCCTTAAGGATTACATCTGGATTGAGGAAGGGCAGCTTTGA
- a CDS encoding HipA domain-containing protein, whose protein sequence is MTERCLSCHKPELEMDGGYHLRCARKLFGTKWVPIIPFSSSEIVSRAQKMVGKISISGVQPKLSVHLDRKRKILDVVEEGGNYILKPQVERFKSLPENENLCMNIAEALAIETPPHGLLMFSEGDFCYMVKRFDRLPDGGRLPQEDFQQLTGIEDKYAGSMEKAGKALLRYSEAPGLDMILLFERLLLFFLLGNGDAHLKNFSLLKKPDLGYRLSPIYDIVNSRLVIPAEQEEMSLSINGKRNRLAREDFLTFAAYMDMPGKTVDRTFEKLKESRDLIIEQIDSSFLPDDLKIGFGAIFGERWGRLFD, encoded by the coding sequence ATGACAGAGCGATGCCTTTCCTGCCATAAACCCGAGTTGGAGATGGACGGTGGCTATCATCTGAGGTGTGCCCGGAAGTTATTCGGCACGAAATGGGTGCCCATCATTCCCTTCTCCTCATCGGAGATAGTAAGCCGGGCGCAGAAGATGGTAGGAAAAATATCCATCTCCGGTGTTCAGCCCAAGCTCTCCGTCCACCTGGACAGAAAGAGGAAAATACTTGATGTCGTCGAGGAGGGTGGCAACTATATCCTGAAGCCCCAGGTGGAGCGATTTAAAAGTTTGCCCGAGAATGAAAACCTCTGCATGAATATTGCAGAAGCGCTCGCCATTGAGACCCCGCCCCACGGGCTATTGATGTTCTCTGAAGGAGACTTCTGCTATATGGTGAAGCGCTTCGACCGCCTGCCCGACGGTGGCAGGCTGCCCCAGGAGGACTTCCAGCAGTTGACTGGTATTGAGGATAAATATGCAGGTTCAATGGAGAAGGCAGGGAAGGCCCTTCTCAGGTACTCCGAGGCACCCGGCCTCGATATGATTCTCCTCTTTGAGAGGCTCCTCCTCTTCTTTCTTCTCGGCAACGGTGACGCCCATCTCAAGAACTTCTCCCTCCTCAAGAAACCGGATCTGGGATATAGGCTCTCCCCTATTTACGATATTGTCAACTCCAGGCTTGTTATCCCCGCTGAACAGGAGGAGATGAGCCTTAGTATAAACGGTAAGAGGAATAGACTGGCAAGGGAAGATTTCCTCACCTTTGCCGCATATATGGATATGCCGGGAAAGACGGTTGACAGGACCTTTGAGAAGCTGAAGGAGAGCAGAGACCTGATTATTGAGCAGATAGACTCGTCTTTTCTCCCTGATGATTTGAAGATAGGATTCGGGGCGATCTTTGGGGAAAGGTGGGGGAGGTTGTTCGATTAA
- a CDS encoding HipA N-terminal domain-containing protein, with amino-acid sequence MKNDPPPSRRGIICHRGVEAGILEKGGEGYRFIYLPEYLARKDAEAISLTLPLREETFESEKMFPYFLGLIPEGWLLDLTRRTLKVDPENVFEILLRCCKDCIGATSIYPEGEEEVR; translated from the coding sequence ATGAAAAATGACCCTCCTCCTTCAAGGCGTGGGATTATCTGCCACCGGGGTGTAGAGGCGGGCATCCTGGAGAAAGGGGGCGAGGGCTACCGCTTTATCTACCTCCCGGAGTACCTGGCGCGGAAAGACGCCGAGGCGATCAGCCTCACCCTTCCCTTGAGAGAAGAAACCTTTGAGAGCGAAAAGATGTTTCCCTATTTCCTGGGCCTCATTCCTGAGGGATGGCTCCTCGATCTTACGAGACGGACTCTCAAGGTCGATCCTGAGAATGTCTTCGAGATCCTCCTTCGCTGCTGCAAGGACTGCATCGGGGCAACGAGTATCTACCCCGAAGGAGAGGAGGAGGTAAGATGA
- a CDS encoding type II toxin-antitoxin system Y4mF family antitoxin, whose translation MDLISFVKKQRKLNRMTQRDLAHRAGVGIHFIRDLEQGKKTLRMDKVNQVLALFGRELGPVDKRTGRGEDEK comes from the coding sequence ATGGATCTTATATCATTCGTAAAAAAGCAGCGAAAGTTGAACAGGATGACACAACGGGACCTTGCCCATAGGGCGGGGGTAGGCATCCACTTTATCCGCGACCTGGAGCAGGGGAAGAAGACGCTCCGCATGGACAAGGTCAACCAGGTGCTTGCGCTCTTCGGGAGGGAGTTGGGTCCGGTAGATAAACGGACCGGCAGGGGTGAAGATGAAAAATGA